Within Butyrivibrio fibrisolvens, the genomic segment TTATAAAACTTGCAAAAATTCTACCAGAGGTATATGTTATTGTTTTAGTCGGAGTAAGTGCTAGACAGAGGAAAGATCTTCCAGATAATATCATAGGGATAGATAGGACAGACAATCAAAGGGAACTTGCAGCATTATATACAGAAGCACATATTTTTGTTAATCCTTCTGTAGAAGAGACATTTTCAATGGTTACTGTTGAATCTATGGCTTGTGGTACTCCTGTTATAGTTCTGGATACAAGCGCGGTATGTGAACTAGTCAATGAGAAGTGCGGCGTGGTACTTCACAAAGAGACTGATATTCCAGTACCAGCTAATCTGTACATGGATGCTATAAATGAGATAGATTGCAGAATGCAGGCAGATGAGATTACTGCTGATACCGTAGTTTTGAATGCCTTAAAGTATGGTGTAAAAGATCAGACGGATAAGATTGTTGAGTTATATAAGAATATAACAACATAAAGATCACGTTGAGGGTTATTATTCAAGGGATGAATAGAGATAAACTTAAGTGGCTATTTTATGAAAAAAGGTTTGAACTTAGGAATAACAGAATAACTGATATAATCAGAAGACATATTATTATTCCGGTGTTTGGACACGAACTTCGTACATTTGTCTATGGAGGAAAGATTCTTCATGGCCCCGAATATGCCAATAAGAAGATCGCGGAACTGATAAATGGTGAAAAGCCGTTTATGGTATCGAGGTTTGGTAATACAGAAATAAATAACCTAGATTCATATATGCGAAAAACAATATGTGGATTATCAGAAGAATATAAGGACTTCGATAAAAAGTGGTGGGATAACTTATCCATCCAGGCGGGTTTCTTCCCAAAAGATGAATCTTTACATGAAAAGTTTGCAAAAGTATTATATTCTAGCGCTAAAGAAGTAGATGTTCTAGGTGTGTGGAACAGACGTATGGAAGACTATTACATTAGAACTGCTATGCCAGATGTTGAAATAACAGCGCTTAGATGGCTTGAACCCTGGTATAGTGATACTCCATGGACATGGGCACTTAAGGGGAAGAAAGTACTTGTAATACATCCATTTGAAGATTCTATTAAAGAGCAGTATCAGAAAAGAAAAGTTATTTTCCCTGAAAATGAATTATTACCTGAGTGTGAACTTGATGTACTAAAAGCTGTTCAAACATTGGGAGATAATAAAGACGACAGGTTTAATACCTGGTTTGATGCTCTTGAATACATGTATGATGAAGCGTTGAAAAGGGACTTTGATGTGGCAATAATTGGATGTGGGGCTTATGGTATGCCACTTGCTGCCATGCTTAAGAAGGCAGGTAAGAAGACTATACATATTGGAGGAGTCACTCAGTGTTTATTTGGAATTAAGGGCAGTAGATGGGTTAATAGCCCTCTTGATAAGAAAATTCCAATTAATGAAAAATGGATTTATCCAAAAGAAAATGAGACACCACATAATTCAACTGATGTTGAAAATGGATGTTATTGGAAATGAATAATAAGTATGGTGATCGCACGAATGAGGACAAAAGATAGTACTATATGAATATACCAAAAGTTTCGCTGATCATGACAACGTATAATAGTCATGAAAATTTTACAAAATCTATAGAGAGTGTGCTTACTCAGGATTATCCGTCAATCGAGCTGGTGATTGTTGACGGTGGTTCAACCGATGGAACAGTTGAAATAATAAAAAAATATGCTTCATTAATTGAAAATAGTGGCGATGCCTATAAGAATTTTACTATTGTCTGGATCAGTGAAAAAGATGATGGCATTTACGATGGAATGAACAAGGGTATCCGTATGGCGTCGGGAGATGTGATAGCTGTTTTTAATGATGAGTTTACATGTACAGATGCCGTTTCTAAATATATACGGACTTTGAATGAGGGAGATTATGATGCTGTTCATTCAGACCTTGTATATGCTGATGGTGATACTCTGAAAAGATATTGGCATATGCCAAAT encodes:
- a CDS encoding glycosyltransferase family 2 protein, which codes for MNIPKVSLIMTTYNSHENFTKSIESVLTQDYPSIELVIVDGGSTDGTVEIIKKYASLIENSGDAYKNFTIVWISEKDDGIYDGMNKGIRMASGDVIAVFNDEFTCTDAVSKYIRTLNEGDYDAVHSDLVYADGDTLKRYWHMPNGSIHLGWMPAHPTLYIRREIYDRYGLYKTEYHSSSDYEFMIRILRDGTLKLGYIPEVLMKMFYGGTSSAGIKGYGRNTKEAYQALVGNKVAFPALIIICRIIRTLWQYVIALRMQLRKNN